CCTATCGTCCGCAGCACCCACCCATTCCAATAATCCGTACCGGATGAGCTGCTCGATTTGAGTACTGAACCTGTTTTCTAACTTCATCCCAAACCGATGATCAAACTCCTGATTCGATACCCCTTCAGATACGAGTCGTAAGCCCATCATCATTGTCTCGCCAATTTCAGTAACGGTATCGATCCGATGACATTGCATTGTTGCAGGTGTGCGAGGGAATTTTGCCGACACTCCATAAACATCGGCACCACTCATCCTTTTTATGTACACTCCGGGCGTTAATACGTCTACTGTGCGGTGACTGGCGATGAAACCATGAGCACCCGCTCCCACCCCGAGATAGGGCAAGTTCCTCCAATATTGGAGGTTGTGTTTGCACGAATACAGCTCACCTGCGTCATCTTGCCTGGCCCAATTTGAGATTTCATATTGAACAAATCCATAAGCAGTAAGCTGCTCACTGGCAACCTCATACATATCAGCTGCCAGGTCGGGGTCTGGCTCCGGTAGCATGCCTATCTCCACCTGATGTTGCATTGAGGTGCCGTGTTCCAGGGTTAATGCATATAGGGAGAGGTGTTCTGTTTGCATCACTAAAGCCGCCCCGACTGACCTTCTCCAGGAATCGATCGTCTGACCAGGTAACCCGTAGATTAAATCCAGGCTGACATTACCTATCCCGGCTTTTCGTGCACACTCCACCGCACGGATGACATCAGTGTGTGAATGCTGCCTCTGTAACATGGACAGCTCGTATTCGTCAGCCGACTGCATGCCCAGGCTGACCCGATTGACACCCATGGCAGAGATCTCTTTCAAGTAGCCTTCAGTTACCGTCCCAGGATTGGCTTCAAGGGTGATCTCTATCGAAGGTGATAAATAAAATCTATTGTTTGCAGTGTCGATGATCTTGCCCAGCTCGTTGGCTGCCAGGATTGATGGGGTACCTCCGCCGATGTACATGGTGTGAATAGCCAGTGGATCACCCGAGGCATTGGAGAGAAATGAAATCTCTTCGCAGACCGACTGTACATATTCCGGGATCAACTGCTGCAGGCCGGCATACGTATTAAAATCACAATATCCACACCTGTGCTTGCAAAAAGGGATGTGGACATATATGCTTACCCAATTCATTTCCAGAGTATATCACGGGTAACTTTCCAAAGGCTTTCTTGCATGCCAGGTTTCCTGGGCAGCACGGAGGACAGAAAAAACTGGTATAATCCGCCAAGTCCGGTCAACCCCGGCACCCCTTACAAATATGACTCCTGAGACAAATACAACCCCCATGAAATTGTGTCCTACTTGCGGGACGCGAGTGAAGGAAGATGCAACCCGCTGTCTGGTCTGCGGCGCAGACTTGACGAATACAGAAAAAACCGCTCAATCCACAAAGGTCGTGCAAGGCAGCCGAATGCCGTCAATCACCATAAGCCTGCCTGCAGCCCTGGGCTTATTAGCTCTTTTCCTTGGTATTGGGGCGGTCATCGTATTTTTCGCCCTACGCCAAACTCCTGAGGCAGCAGTACCACCCACTGCCACATCCACAGAGACACCCACTGCAACGACCACCCAGACTGCAACCATAACGCCTCTACCCACGCTCACCAGCACTCCCGAGCCAAGCCCCACACCGATAACGTACATGGTAAAGGCCAACGATACCTGCATCAGCATTGCGGCCTTTTTTAATACGTCTGTGCAGAGTATTGTGACACTAAATAACCTTCCTGCTGCTTGCAATACATTGTATATCAACCAGCCGATCCTTATCCCACAACCTACACCCACGGCATCTCCTATGCCTTCAGCTACATACAGCCTGGTCGAACAGACGGAAGCGGCTTGTGAAAAGGTTGAGATCATTGTCCAATCGACCGATACACTGGGCAGCATTTCCGCCATCTATAACGTCCCTATGGATGCGATCAGAGAGGAAAATGGTCTGCCTAATGATACGGTCTACCTGGGTCAGCCACTGGTCATCCCATTGTGCCGTCAATTTGCCACGCCTGGCCCATCGCCGACAGCCACACCTCCGCCTCCCTACGCAGCTCCAAACTTGTTACTGCCTGCCAACGGTGCTCCATTTTCTCTCGCTGATGATTCAATCACCTTGCAGTGGGCTGCGGTGGGATCGCTCAACACAAATGAAGCTTACCAGGTCACCATCGAAGACCTTACCTCTGGCATGGGACCATCGCTAATCGACCAGGTGACGGATACGAAATATCTGGTATCTTCCACTCTAAGACCCACGGATGGCATAGCTCACATATTCAGCTGGATCATCGAGGTGGTTCGCATCACTGGTTCGGACGAATCAGGAAACCCCATGTGGACTTCTGCTGGAATTGCCAGCACACCCAGGTATTTCAGCTGGATCGGCGCTCCATCGGTAATCACACCAACCCCATAATAAAACCAGCGGTGGGCAAAACCCACCGCTGGTTATTTATATATGATCTTGATGTAGCTAGGCAGCCTTGCTAGCAATATCTTCAAGCATGGCAGTTGTCAGAGATTTTGGCCGCTCAATCGGTTGGCTGAGAGCGCGCGCCCAAACTACATTGGCAGATACCCCCAGGATGCGGCTGACTCCGAATATAACCGTATAAAAATCAAATTCCTTTACTCCAAAGTGATACTGTAGCGAACCGCTGATCGCATCAACATTCGGCCATGGGTCCTTGGCCTTACCCTGCTCCATAAGGACGCCCGGAACTACATCGTAGACCAGGGAGGCCAGCTTAAAAATCTCATCTTCAGGGAAATGCTTCCTACCGAACACTAATTGGGCTGTATACCTTGGGTCGGTCTTGCGTAGTACCGCATGACCGTAGCCAGGAATCACCTGTCCACGGTTTAATGTGTCCCAGGCGAATTGTTTTAATGCTTCTTTGTCGTAGGCGCACTCGCCACATTTCTCCTTTACCTCTAGCAGCCACATCAGGCATTCCTGGTTGGCTAAACCATGCAGTGGTCCAGCCAGACCGCTTAATCCTGCTGATGCAGCGTAATAGATATCGGAAAGTGAGCTCGCTACCAGGTGCGTGGTATGCGCACTGACATTACCGCTCTCATGATCTGAATGCAGCAGGAAGTACAGGCGTGATAGATCCTGGTATAGAGGATCGGTAATTCCCATCATGTGGGCGAAATTCGCACCCCAATCCAGGCTCGGGTCTGCAGGGATGATCTCCCCATGATGATATTTCAGCCGGTAGATGAATGCTGCAATCTCAGGGAGTTTGGCTGTCAGGTTAAAACTGTCTTCAAGCATTGGCTCCCAGTAGGCATCCTTTTTAAGACCTTGATGGTATTGCTTTGAGAACAACGACTCTCTTTGTAATGTTAATACCGCCAGAGTAAATAATGTCATGGGATGCGCATCAGCTGGCATGGCTCTGATCGTATCAAACACATATTGTGGTACTTTCCCCCGCTGCTTCCATTCCTGCTCAACTTCCAGGGCTTGCTCTCTCGTGGGAATGCTTCCCACCAGGAATAAGTAATAGAGCGCTCCAACATAGGGTATCTCAGCCCCTTCAGGCTTGGGTAGTTTTTCCAGCACTTCGGGGATGGTGTAGCCTCGGAAACGAATTCCCTCTGCCGGGTCAACGTAAGAAATGTCAGTTACCAGGCTTTTAACATCCCGCATTCCGCCATACACCTGTGAAATAGTAACATCACCGACCTTTACCTCACCCTTCTCCTTAACAAGTTTCTTTACTCGTCCACGCCATTCAGGGAGTTGCTCAGCGATTTTGTCTTTTAATATCATGGTCTATCTCCGCCTATATGTTTACCAGATTTTTCAATGCTTCTGTGGTTTGCTTAACAGCTTCTGCCGAACGATTTAGCGCTTCACGTTCTTCATTGTCAAGGTTATATTCGATGATTTTTTCTATTCCATTGCTTCCCAATTGGACTGGTGCACCAAAATAGATGTCGTGTAAACCATACTCACCCTTCATGTATGCTGAAGCAGGGATAATCAAATGTTTATCTTTTATGATTGCTTCAACCATTTGAGCCAGGGCTGCTGCTGGTGCGTAATAGGCACTTCCAGTCTTCAATAGGTTGATGATCTCTGCGCCACCCTTACGGGTACGATTGACAATAGACTCAAGGCGCTCTGCCGGGATGAGATCTCTGAGTGCTGTGCCTGCTACATTGGAATGCCTGGTCAGCGGCACCATCTCATCACCATGCCCACCCAACACATAGCATTGTACATTTTCCACCGATACACCCAATTCTGCTGACACGAACGAACGCATGCGTGCCGAGTCCAGGATCCCCGCCTGGCCTACTACCCGTTCAGGAGGCAGCTTGGTGAGTTTCATCGCCAGGTATGCCATCGCATCAAGCGGATTCGTTAAAATGACATAGATCGCATTGGGTGACCTTTTTATCGTTTCCAAGGCTGCCTTGCTGACTATTTCCGCATTTGCAGTGAGCAAGTCATCCCGGCTCATTCCGGGTTTGCGCGGCAGGCCGGCTGTGATCACGATAATATCCGACCCGGTTGTTGCATCATAGTCATTTGTGCCAGTGATTCTTACATCCTTACCAATAACCGGCATGGCTTGTTGAAGGTCAAGTGCCTTGCCCTGTGGCATGCCTTCAACAATGTCTACCAGGACGATGTCTGCAAACTCCCGCTCAGCCAACCAATGTGCAGTCGATGAGCCTGTCATGCCTCCACCAATGATCGATACCTTATTTTTCATGTTCCCTCCATTTATAATTTAAATAAAGTGATTATTTCACAGCAATCGGTTGCTGTTGCTCAAGCTTTTCGATGTACTTGACTGCCTGCATGGCGGCCGCAGCTCCCATCCCTGCAGACGTGACCACTTGCCTGAAATTTGGGTCTCCAGCCTCTCCAGCGACGTATACACCGGGGATATTCGTCGCTAACAGACTATCTGTTTTTATATAGCCCCTATCATCTAAATCAAGCGCATCAGCGAAGATCTTGGTATTTGGAACGTGCCCAATAAATATGAAAACCCCATCCGTTGGTAAGCTCGACACATTACCGGTTTTTACATTCTTGATGTTTACACTTGTTACTTTATCTTCACCTAATATCTCAGTAATGACGCTATCCCAAACAAACTTGATCTTGGGATGCTCACTGGCACGCTTCTGAAGGATAACTCCAGCACGCAGGCTATCCCGTCGGTGTACCACGGTGATCGATCTGGCATACCGTGTTAAAAACAGGCTCTCTTCGAGCGCGCTATCACCACCACCAACCACGATTACATCCTTTTCCTTAAAGAACCAACCATCACAGGTGGCGCAATAAGATACACCTCTGCCGGTCAGCTCTTTTTCGCCCGGAACATCCAGGTGAGTCGCCTGTGCGCCAGTGGCGATAATAACCGTCTCGGCGAAATATTCCGCATTATATGTCTTGATGCGAAATGGGTGCTCCTCTAATAGAGCTTCTACTGCAGTATCGTATTCAACCCTGGCTCCAAACTTCTCAGCCTGTTTTTGGAATAGATCGGATAATTGTTGCCCGCCCACACCATCTGGGAAGCCCGGGTAGTTCTCAATCGTATGTGTTAATGAAGCCTGTCCACCTAAATCCATTCCAGTTAAAACGACTGGGTCAAGGTTTGCCCGGGCAGCATACAGAGCCGCAGATAGACCTGCCGGTCCTGAACCCAGGATTAATACCTTCACTCTTTTTTCATTTTCTGATCGATCAGTGGTG
This genomic interval from Anaerolineales bacterium contains the following:
- the mdh gene encoding malate dehydrogenase — its product is MKNKVSIIGGGMTGSSTAHWLAEREFADIVLVDIVEGMPQGKALDLQQAMPVIGKDVRITGTNDYDATTGSDIIVITAGLPRKPGMSRDDLLTANAEIVSKAALETIKRSPNAIYVILTNPLDAMAYLAMKLTKLPPERVVGQAGILDSARMRSFVSAELGVSVENVQCYVLGGHGDEMVPLTRHSNVAGTALRDLIPAERLESIVNRTRKGGAEIINLLKTGSAYYAPAAALAQMVEAIIKDKHLIIPASAYMKGEYGLHDIYFGAPVQLGSNGIEKIIEYNLDNEEREALNRSAEAVKQTTEALKNLVNI
- the trxB gene encoding thioredoxin-disulfide reductase, which produces MELVLKNNTTDRSENEKRVKVLILGSGPAGLSAALYAARANLDPVVLTGMDLGGQASLTHTIENYPGFPDGVGGQQLSDLFQKQAEKFGARVEYDTAVEALLEEHPFRIKTYNAEYFAETVIIATGAQATHLDVPGEKELTGRGVSYCATCDGWFFKEKDVIVVGGGDSALEESLFLTRYARSITVVHRRDSLRAGVILQKRASEHPKIKFVWDSVITEILGEDKVTSVNIKNVKTGNVSSLPTDGVFIFIGHVPNTKIFADALDLDDRGYIKTDSLLATNIPGVYVAGEAGDPNFRQVVTSAGMGAAAAMQAVKYIEKLEQQQPIAVK
- a CDS encoding type I citrate synthase → MILKDKIAEQLPEWRGRVKKLVKEKGEVKVGDVTISQVYGGMRDVKSLVTDISYVDPAEGIRFRGYTIPEVLEKLPKPEGAEIPYVGALYYLFLVGSIPTREQALEVEQEWKQRGKVPQYVFDTIRAMPADAHPMTLFTLAVLTLQRESLFSKQYHQGLKKDAYWEPMLEDSFNLTAKLPEIAAFIYRLKYHHGEIIPADPSLDWGANFAHMMGITDPLYQDLSRLYFLLHSDHESGNVSAHTTHLVASSLSDIYYAASAGLSGLAGPLHGLANQECLMWLLEVKEKCGECAYDKEALKQFAWDTLNRGQVIPGYGHAVLRKTDPRYTAQLVFGRKHFPEDEIFKLASLVYDVVPGVLMEQGKAKDPWPNVDAISGSLQYHFGVKEFDFYTVIFGVSRILGVSANVVWARALSQPIERPKSLTTAMLEDIASKAA
- a CDS encoding coproporphyrinogen III oxidase, whose product is MNWVSIYVHIPFCKHRCGYCDFNTYAGLQQLIPEYVQSVCEEISFLSNASGDPLAIHTMYIGGGTPSILAANELGKIIDTANNRFYLSPSIEITLEANPGTVTEGYLKEISAMGVNRVSLGMQSADEYELSMLQRQHSHTDVIRAVECARKAGIGNVSLDLIYGLPGQTIDSWRRSVGAALVMQTEHLSLYALTLEHGTSMQHQVEIGMLPEPDPDLAADMYEVASEQLTAYGFVQYEISNWARQDDAGELYSCKHNLQYWRNLPYLGVGAGAHGFIASHRTVDVLTPGVYIKRMSGADVYGVSAKFPRTPATMQCHRIDTVTEIGETMMMGLRLVSEGVSNQEFDHRFGMKLENRFSTQIEQLIRYGLLEWVGAADDRLRLTKKGYLLGNQVFMEFI